The Planococcus liqunii genome includes a region encoding these proteins:
- a CDS encoding peroxiredoxin family protein, with protein sequence MPNFSLGESMPGFTLPAVSGEPFSFDPQKKIERQWHLLVFFRGSWCSACIKALEDLELNKKAFEDGDIRLVTVSTDKLADLKNMSQELKLTFPVLADENFKVLNQFDVYIHVENAPYEDTGIHGEPAYFLMDEEGKLLYQQRQTSPYGRPTADGLQQVIKFIKKKMSTV encoded by the coding sequence ATGCCAAACTTCAGTTTGGGAGAATCCATGCCTGGATTTACGCTGCCAGCCGTATCTGGAGAACCGTTTTCTTTTGATCCACAGAAAAAAATAGAAAGACAATGGCATCTCCTTGTATTTTTTAGGGGTTCCTGGTGTTCTGCCTGCATCAAAGCACTGGAAGATTTAGAGTTGAACAAAAAGGCGTTTGAAGATGGCGATATCCGTTTGGTTACCGTTTCCACGGACAAGTTAGCAGACTTAAAAAATATGTCACAAGAGTTGAAGTTAACTTTTCCGGTGTTGGCGGATGAAAACTTCAAAGTACTAAATCAATTCGATGTTTATATACACGTAGAAAATGCACCCTATGAAGATACAGGCATCCACGGTGAACCGGCGTATTTTTTAATGGATGAAGAAGGTAAATTGCTTTATCAACAGAGACAGACCAGCCCTTACGGCCGGCCAACAGCCGACGGTCTTCAGCAAGTCATTAAATTTATCAAGAAAAAAATGTCTACCGTATAA
- a CDS encoding YgaP-like transmembrane domain gives MAMDIEQLPSTKSRITMNTPESINGEIERQIEANVNYFKRQDKETIERRILHLEEEWDTERVLELNMASIALVSSMLGLAVNKKWMYVSGAVSVFMLQHAIQGWCPPLPLIRKLGIRTVDEINLEKQALQNLLDDEF, from the coding sequence ATGGCCATGGATATCGAACAATTGCCTTCAACAAAATCGAGGATTACGATGAACACGCCAGAGTCGATTAACGGAGAAATTGAACGGCAAATAGAAGCAAACGTCAACTACTTTAAGCGCCAGGACAAAGAAACGATTGAGCGGCGCATCCTTCATTTGGAAGAGGAATGGGACACAGAGCGGGTGCTGGAATTGAATATGGCCTCAATCGCCTTGGTCTCTTCAATGCTTGGGCTGGCTGTAAACAAAAAGTGGATGTATGTGAGTGGAGCTGTCAGTGTCTTTATGCTGCAGCATGCCATACAGGGCTGGTGCCCGCCGCTGCCATTGATCAGAAAGCTTGGCATTCGGACAGTGGATGAAATCAATTTGGAAAAGCAGGCGCTTCAAAATTTGCTGGATGACGAATTCTAA
- a CDS encoding mechanosensitive ion channel — protein sequence MNQFTGAFRDMGTTIVNFIPNVIGAILLLLVAWLVATIVRAIFTKGLKKAGAPRAMVKGHMAKTQEDADSKLDSIGKIFYYLVFILFLPSVFDQLNMRAVAAPISNMMDKLLAFLPNLLMAAIILILGYFVAKFVKNLVATILTTINIDKWFNKLTNKTGTPEKMSPSNKNTLANVLANVVFVLVLIPIVTVALETLNIDSISRPITAMLNQVLNMIPNIFVAIILILVGVAIGKFVGDLLSSLLKGTGLDNISRSLNSGSRPNMPTFDIAAIIGKVVQILIIVFFTVEALNVLQLDVLNNIGTSIISYLPLVLSALIILGLGIVGANLLGNYVQRASGNRMYGAIVKYAIIIMAVFMTLDQLNFATNIVNLAFLFIIAGLAVAFAIAFGIGGRDFAKRQLDKFEAKAQEEDKKPTDGNL from the coding sequence ATGAACCAATTTACCGGAGCATTCCGGGACATGGGAACGACAATCGTCAATTTTATTCCCAATGTCATCGGCGCCATCCTGTTGCTGCTTGTTGCCTGGCTGGTCGCAACGATTGTCCGCGCCATCTTTACGAAAGGGCTTAAAAAAGCCGGGGCCCCAAGAGCCATGGTCAAAGGCCATATGGCAAAAACCCAGGAAGACGCTGACAGCAAACTGGACTCAATCGGAAAAATTTTCTATTACCTTGTCTTTATCCTGTTTCTTCCGAGTGTCTTTGACCAACTGAATATGAGAGCTGTAGCTGCTCCGATTTCGAATATGATGGATAAACTGCTGGCATTTTTGCCGAACTTATTAATGGCAGCCATTATCCTCATTCTTGGCTATTTTGTTGCCAAGTTCGTCAAGAATCTGGTTGCAACGATCTTAACAACGATCAACATCGACAAATGGTTCAACAAACTGACGAATAAAACCGGCACGCCTGAAAAGATGTCGCCGAGCAACAAAAACACTTTGGCTAATGTTCTCGCTAATGTTGTATTCGTCCTTGTATTGATTCCCATAGTCACAGTGGCACTGGAAACCTTGAATATCGATTCGATTTCGCGTCCAATTACAGCGATGCTCAATCAAGTCCTGAACATGATTCCAAATATCTTTGTGGCAATCATTCTGATTTTAGTCGGTGTTGCCATCGGGAAATTTGTCGGTGATTTGCTGAGCAGCCTGCTGAAAGGCACGGGGCTTGACAACATTTCCCGTTCATTGAATTCAGGTTCACGGCCGAATATGCCGACTTTTGATATCGCTGCAATCATCGGCAAGGTCGTGCAAATCTTGATCATCGTGTTCTTTACGGTTGAAGCATTGAATGTGCTTCAACTGGATGTATTGAACAATATCGGTACTTCCATTATCAGCTACTTGCCGCTGGTCTTGAGTGCCTTGATCATTCTAGGGCTTGGCATTGTCGGCGCCAACTTGCTTGGAAATTACGTCCAGCGTGCTTCCGGAAACCGTATGTATGGTGCGATTGTCAAATATGCCATCATCATCATGGCGGTTTTCATGACGCTTGACCAATTGAACTTTGCTACTAACATCGTCAACTTGGCGTTCCTGTTCATCATCGCAGGACTAGCCGTAGCCTTCGCCATCGCTTTTGGCATCGGCGGCCGCGACTTCGCGAAGCGCCAATTGGATAAATTTGAAGCAAAAGCCCAAGAGGAAGACAAAAAACCGACAGACGGCAATCTATAA
- a CDS encoding mannitol-1-phosphate 5-dehydrogenase, whose protein sequence is MQAVHFGAGNIGRGFIGLLLSQSGYHTLFLDVNESVINALNAQKEYEVTLTGEKREVLQVGNVSGINSMTNAEEAAEFLSRADLVTAAVGPKVLPAISALLAEGLRRRFQNRPEPLNVIACENMIGASSLLKEQVYQHLSAEEKRQADELIGFPNAAVDRIVPDQRSGDLLGVAVEPYFEWVVERPAIKGDLPPVNGITYVDELEPYIERKLFTVNTGHTVPAYLGRYKGYQTINEAMDDEEIERILQGTLEETGEVLVQMHRFDPSRHKEYTQKIIERFRNPYVSDFVTRVGRGPIRKLGSNDRLVRPASLYMQLTGKEPLNLATVIAAVLLYENDEDDEARELQKQINEQGYESAFRQISGLPDGDPLIGAVMKQLDAMKK, encoded by the coding sequence ATGCAAGCCGTCCATTTTGGGGCAGGAAATATCGGCCGCGGGTTTATCGGATTGCTGCTTAGCCAGTCCGGATACCATACACTTTTTCTGGATGTCAACGAGTCTGTCATTAATGCCTTGAATGCACAAAAAGAATACGAAGTGACTTTGACAGGTGAAAAAAGGGAAGTGCTGCAGGTCGGCAATGTCAGCGGCATCAACAGCATGACAAATGCGGAAGAAGCAGCAGAGTTCTTGAGCCGGGCCGATTTGGTGACGGCCGCTGTTGGGCCGAAGGTGTTGCCGGCCATATCGGCTTTGCTGGCGGAAGGACTAAGGAGGCGGTTCCAAAACCGGCCCGAGCCGTTGAACGTCATTGCCTGCGAGAACATGATCGGCGCCAGCTCGCTTTTGAAAGAACAAGTCTACCAGCATTTATCAGCAGAAGAAAAGCGGCAGGCTGATGAACTGATCGGCTTTCCGAACGCGGCGGTAGACCGCATCGTTCCGGACCAGCGCAGCGGCGATCTTTTAGGCGTAGCCGTCGAACCATATTTTGAATGGGTAGTGGAGCGTCCGGCAATCAAGGGAGATCTACCGCCTGTTAACGGCATTACGTATGTGGACGAGTTGGAACCTTATATTGAACGGAAGCTGTTCACGGTCAATACGGGACATACGGTCCCTGCTTATTTAGGCCGGTACAAAGGGTATCAGACGATCAATGAAGCGATGGACGATGAAGAAATTGAACGCATTCTCCAGGGAACACTTGAAGAAACCGGCGAAGTCCTGGTGCAGATGCATAGATTTGACCCTTCCCGGCATAAGGAATACACGCAAAAAATCATTGAACGTTTCCGGAACCCTTACGTTTCTGATTTTGTCACCCGGGTGGGCAGAGGGCCGATCCGCAAATTGGGCAGCAATGACCGTCTGGTCCGCCCAGCCAGCCTTTATATGCAATTGACTGGAAAAGAACCGCTCAATTTAGCGACGGTCATCGCTGCGGTTTTGCTTTATGAAAACGATGAAGACGATGAGGCGCGGGAACTGCAAAAACAGATCAATGAGCAGGGATACGAAAGTGCTTTCCGCCAAATTTCCGGATTGCCAGACGGCGATCCGCTTATTGGAGCGGTCATGAAGCAATTGGATGCAATGAAAAAGTAA
- a CDS encoding PTS sugar transporter subunit IIA has protein sequence MAKDVLSKDNIKLNVPLTGKEEAIRFTGEILVNGGYVDAGYIDKMFEREEMASTYMGNFLAIPHGTEDAKKNVFETGISVVTVPEGIDFGGGNLAKIFIGIAGKGNEHLEILSNIAIVCSEEENIEKILNARSEEEILDLFSEVG, from the coding sequence ATGGCAAAAGACGTATTAAGCAAAGACAATATCAAGTTGAATGTTCCCTTAACCGGCAAAGAAGAAGCGATACGCTTTACCGGTGAAATTTTGGTGAACGGCGGCTATGTGGATGCCGGGTATATCGATAAAATGTTTGAACGGGAAGAAATGGCCTCTACCTATATGGGGAATTTCCTGGCAATTCCGCACGGCACGGAAGATGCGAAGAAAAACGTCTTTGAAACAGGGATATCGGTTGTGACAGTACCGGAAGGCATTGATTTTGGAGGCGGAAACCTGGCAAAGATTTTTATTGGCATTGCCGGCAAAGGAAATGAGCATTTGGAGATTTTGTCCAATATCGCAATTGTCTGTTCCGAAGAAGAAAATATCGAAAAAATCCTGAATGCCCGGTCGGAAGAGGAGATTTTAGACCTTTTTAGCGAGGTGGGGTAA
- a CDS encoding PTS mannitol transporter subunit IICB, with protein MADASVRARIQRFGSYLSGMIMPNIGAFIAWGLITALFIPDGWFPNETLGSLVGPMITYLLPLLIGFTGGRLVYDFRGGVLGAIATMGVIVGAEIPMFLGAMIMGPLAGFAMKVIDGWFQHRIRVGFEMLYNNFSAGILGAFLAGIAVFFVGPIVNALTNTLADGVEVIVNLGLLPLASIIIEPAKILFLNNAINHGILSPLGVEQAADAGKSILFLLETNPGPGLGVLLAFSVFGKGVSKASAPGAAIIQFLGGIHEIYFPYVLMKPVLLLAVIAGGMSGVFTFTLFNAGLPATPSPGSIFALLALTPQGNYLGVISGVVVAAAVSFLVASVVLKTSKVEEEDLAAAAGKMEQMKGKKSDATGYLTPKPAKEVVGATSGDRIERDNTQPVHAAPVKNATDIHKVVFACDAGMGSSAMGASLLRNKFKKENIDIPVSNTAINQLPEDADIVVTHKDLTDRAKAKLPNAEHISVENFMNSPEYDKLARRLKNE; from the coding sequence ATGGCTGATGCAAGTGTCCGTGCGCGAATCCAGCGCTTCGGGAGTTATTTGAGCGGCATGATCATGCCGAACATCGGTGCCTTTATTGCCTGGGGTCTTATAACCGCATTGTTCATACCCGATGGCTGGTTTCCGAACGAAACTTTAGGTTCGCTCGTCGGTCCAATGATTACGTATCTCTTGCCATTATTGATCGGTTTCACGGGCGGACGGCTTGTCTATGATTTCCGGGGCGGTGTCCTCGGGGCAATCGCCACAATGGGGGTTATTGTCGGCGCTGAAATTCCGATGTTTCTCGGTGCCATGATCATGGGGCCGTTGGCCGGATTTGCCATGAAAGTGATCGACGGGTGGTTCCAGCACCGCATCCGCGTCGGTTTTGAAATGCTGTACAACAACTTTTCTGCCGGGATATTGGGTGCATTTCTGGCAGGGATCGCCGTATTCTTCGTTGGTCCAATTGTTAATGCACTGACCAATACATTGGCAGACGGAGTAGAAGTGATTGTCAATCTGGGGTTGTTGCCGCTCGCGAGCATCATCATTGAACCGGCAAAAATCCTATTTTTAAACAATGCCATCAACCACGGAATTTTAAGCCCATTAGGAGTGGAACAGGCGGCGGATGCCGGGAAATCGATCTTGTTCCTGCTTGAGACCAATCCAGGCCCTGGCCTTGGCGTGCTGCTTGCGTTTTCGGTATTTGGCAAAGGCGTCTCCAAAGCGTCTGCCCCGGGAGCGGCTATCATCCAGTTTCTCGGCGGGATCCACGAAATTTATTTTCCATATGTGCTGATGAAACCGGTTCTGCTGTTAGCGGTTATCGCCGGCGGGATGAGCGGCGTCTTCACGTTTACTTTGTTTAATGCAGGACTTCCTGCAACGCCGTCTCCCGGCAGTATATTCGCCTTGCTGGCATTGACGCCGCAGGGAAATTATCTCGGCGTAATTTCGGGTGTGGTAGTGGCTGCCGCCGTGTCGTTTTTGGTGGCTTCTGTTGTTTTGAAGACCAGCAAAGTTGAAGAAGAAGATTTAGCCGCAGCTGCCGGCAAAATGGAACAAATGAAAGGCAAGAAAAGCGACGCGACCGGCTATTTGACACCGAAGCCAGCAAAAGAAGTGGTCGGTGCAACTTCCGGTGACCGGATTGAAAGAGACAATACCCAGCCGGTCCATGCTGCGCCTGTAAAAAATGCTACTGACATCCATAAAGTGGTGTTTGCCTGCGATGCAGGAATGGGGTCCAGTGCAATGGGCGCTTCACTGCTTCGCAATAAATTCAAGAAAGAAAACATCGATATACCGGTTTCCAATACCGCAATCAACCAGCTTCCGGAAGATGCAGACATTGTGGTCACTCACAAAGACTTAACGGACCGGGCAAAGGCGAAATTGCCGAATGCCGAACATATTTCTGTTGAAAATTTCATGAACAGCCCGGAATACGACAAGCTGGCGAGAAGGTTGAAAAACGAATGA
- a CDS encoding YkvI family membrane protein — MRQSFQIGGAFIGVIVGAGFASGQEVLQFFTSFGVYGIIGSFLAMALFAFLGMNLTQLGSELQTKSHQHAIRHICGKYLGPVVDVAITFFLFGVTVVMFSGSGAIFEQQFGILGSVGNVLMAVLTIATVMLSVNKVISLISAFTPVLLLVVIIITVYSLFNFDMTSAELAAATASAANSQAAPHWLLGAALYVSYNLAAGAAMMTVMGGTVKDAKIAARGGIIGGVGLGILILLINVSMLTQLKEIAAVPMPMLVLANNISPLIGGLMSIILLGMIYNTAVGMLYAFTARIVKPDSKKFKVSVGAFGAVAFASSFVGFVTLVGTVYPVMGYLGFTLIAAIVIAWVRKRKVQTTRNAISTP; from the coding sequence ATGAGACAAAGCTTTCAAATTGGCGGTGCATTTATCGGTGTTATTGTAGGTGCAGGATTTGCATCGGGACAGGAAGTTCTGCAATTCTTTACGAGTTTCGGGGTGTACGGCATTATTGGTTCATTTCTGGCAATGGCGCTGTTCGCTTTTCTCGGCATGAACTTGACGCAGCTCGGCAGCGAGCTCCAGACCAAATCCCATCAACACGCCATCCGCCATATATGCGGCAAGTATTTAGGGCCGGTGGTTGATGTGGCCATCACCTTCTTCTTGTTCGGCGTCACGGTTGTCATGTTTTCCGGTTCCGGTGCCATTTTTGAGCAGCAATTCGGCATTCTCGGATCGGTGGGGAATGTACTGATGGCTGTCTTGACGATTGCGACCGTCATGTTGAGTGTGAACAAAGTGATTTCGCTGATCAGTGCCTTTACACCGGTCCTGCTTTTGGTCGTCATCATTATCACGGTGTATTCATTGTTTAATTTTGATATGACTTCAGCAGAACTGGCTGCTGCCACCGCTTCTGCTGCAAACAGCCAAGCAGCGCCTCACTGGCTATTGGGCGCGGCGCTTTATGTATCTTATAACCTGGCTGCAGGGGCGGCCATGATGACGGTGATGGGCGGCACGGTGAAAGATGCAAAAATCGCAGCCCGCGGCGGCATCATCGGCGGCGTCGGGCTGGGAATTTTGATCTTGCTGATCAATGTTTCCATGTTGACGCAACTAAAAGAAATTGCGGCTGTTCCAATGCCGATGCTGGTACTGGCGAATAACATCAGTCCGTTAATCGGCGGCTTAATGTCCATTATTCTCCTAGGTATGATTTACAATACCGCTGTCGGCATGCTATATGCGTTCACGGCACGTATTGTTAAGCCGGACAGCAAAAAATTCAAAGTATCGGTCGGAGCTTTCGGCGCCGTCGCATTTGCTTCCAGCTTTGTCGGCTTTGTGACGTTGGTCGGAACCGTGTATCCGGTGATGGGCTATTTAGGGTTTACGTTAATTGCAGCAATTGTCATTGCCTGGGTGCGCAAAAGGAAAGTCCAGACCACCCGCAATGCAATCAGTACCCCTTAA
- the menC gene encoding o-succinylbenzoate synthase, translating into MKITEIRIRKMKMMMKKPFTTSFGTFQEKDFLLLEAKDELGNSGWGESVAFHSPWYSEETLETNLHIIKDFLVPIVLGNEISHPDRVSELFGHLRKNNMAKSTLEGAIWDLYAKRNKMTLAEALGGTRKKIEVGISIGIHENVEELIQTVAGFVEEGYKRIKVKIKPGYDVDVMRKLRAAFPDVPMMADANSAYRLEDTDLLKQLDGLNLTMIEQPLASDDIIDHAALQVNLQTPICLDESIHSLEDTRKAVELGSTKIINIKIGRVGGLTEAKKIHDYCAEKGIPVWCGGMLESGIGRAHNIALTTLPNFTLPGDTAGSSRYWEEDVISPEVTVEEGYITVPDAYGIGYAINEQAMDRFTVEELVFQAQPFTAATGQ; encoded by the coding sequence TTGAAAATTACAGAAATCCGCATCCGAAAAATGAAAATGATGATGAAAAAACCGTTTACCACAAGTTTTGGCACCTTCCAGGAAAAAGATTTTCTTTTGCTGGAAGCGAAAGATGAACTCGGAAACTCGGGCTGGGGGGAATCGGTTGCTTTCCATTCGCCTTGGTACAGTGAAGAAACGCTCGAAACCAATTTGCACATCATTAAAGATTTTCTGGTGCCGATTGTCCTTGGAAACGAAATCAGCCATCCCGATCGGGTCAGCGAATTGTTTGGCCATCTCCGCAAGAACAATATGGCGAAGTCGACGCTTGAAGGAGCCATCTGGGACCTTTACGCAAAGCGCAACAAAATGACGCTTGCCGAAGCATTAGGAGGCACCCGCAAAAAGATCGAAGTCGGAATCAGCATCGGCATCCATGAAAATGTCGAGGAACTGATTCAAACCGTAGCCGGATTTGTGGAAGAAGGCTATAAGCGCATCAAAGTAAAAATCAAACCGGGCTATGATGTAGACGTCATGCGGAAATTGCGTGCGGCATTTCCTGATGTGCCGATGATGGCGGATGCGAATTCCGCTTATCGGCTAGAAGATACCGATTTGCTCAAGCAGCTGGACGGCCTGAATTTAACGATGATCGAACAGCCGCTGGCATCGGATGACATCATTGACCATGCCGCTTTGCAGGTGAACCTTCAGACACCGATTTGCCTCGATGAAAGCATTCATTCACTCGAAGATACACGAAAAGCAGTAGAGCTTGGCAGCACTAAAATCATCAACATCAAAATCGGGCGCGTCGGCGGTCTGACGGAAGCGAAAAAGATCCATGATTATTGCGCTGAAAAAGGCATTCCGGTCTGGTGCGGGGGAATGCTTGAATCCGGCATCGGCCGCGCGCACAATATTGCGTTGACGACTTTGCCGAATTTCACGTTGCCGGGTGATACAGCGGGTTCGTCGCGTTACTGGGAAGAAGACGTCATTTCGCCGGAAGTCACAGTAGAGGAAGGCTATATCACCGTTCCCGATGCCTACGGAATTGGCTATGCCATAAACGAACAAGCCATGGATCGCTTCACCGTCGAAGAACTGGTTTTTCAAGCACAGCCATTCACAGCTGCCACTGGCCAATAA
- a CDS encoding GNAT family N-acetyltransferase encodes MAKDITLRKLESNADMRLIQQLERDVWDMSPVPTHQTFTASKNGGILVGAFDGEALVGYCYGFAGFKDGKTYLCSHMMGILPAYQSMGIGKRLKLEQRSIAKQMGYDLITWTFDPLESRNAHLNTSKLFGISRTYIEDCYGEMDDGLNRGLPTDRLQIEWWISSGRVEGSWTPEVDEYRNPFDISRSSLGFPVLQLPENDLPQGAEGYEVPVPQDFQTIKKQEPGLALDWRMKIRSVFQYLFEAGFAVTGVRKAEAGVHYYQFVPTDTIPLQPIERGDQH; translated from the coding sequence ATGGCAAAAGACATCACCCTCCGCAAACTGGAAAGCAATGCGGACATGCGCTTGATCCAGCAACTGGAACGGGATGTGTGGGACATGTCGCCGGTGCCGACACACCAGACGTTCACCGCCTCCAAAAACGGTGGAATCCTGGTCGGTGCATTTGACGGCGAAGCGCTGGTCGGTTATTGCTACGGCTTTGCCGGATTTAAAGACGGCAAGACGTATCTTTGCTCCCATATGATGGGCATTTTGCCCGCTTATCAATCGATGGGCATCGGCAAAAGGCTGAAACTGGAACAGCGCAGCATTGCCAAGCAAATGGGCTACGATTTGATCACGTGGACATTCGATCCGCTTGAAAGCCGCAATGCGCATTTGAATACGAGCAAATTATTCGGCATCAGCCGGACGTACATCGAAGATTGCTACGGGGAAATGGATGACGGCTTGAACCGGGGGTTGCCGACCGACCGCCTGCAAATCGAATGGTGGATCTCAAGCGGCCGGGTTGAAGGCAGTTGGACGCCGGAAGTCGATGAATACCGAAATCCATTTGACATTAGCCGTTCTTCATTAGGCTTTCCGGTACTCCAACTTCCGGAAAATGACTTGCCCCAAGGCGCAGAAGGCTATGAAGTGCCGGTGCCGCAGGATTTTCAAACCATCAAGAAACAGGAACCCGGATTGGCGCTGGATTGGCGCATGAAAATCCGTTCGGTGTTCCAATATTTGTTTGAAGCCGGCTTTGCCGTGACGGGTGTCCGAAAAGCCGAAGCAGGCGTGCATTATTATCAATTCGTTCCAACCGATACGATTCCGCTACAACCAATAGAAAGAGGCGATCAGCATTGA
- a CDS encoding M20 peptidase aminoacylase family protein: MKTILDEIKPIAEEVFQHLHANPEISWQEVETTRYLKNLLEGEGFSVETFDDSTGLVVTVGSGEPCVGLRSDIDALWQEVDGTYQANHSCGHDAHMTLAVGALLTLKKLGIPEKGRLKVIFQPAEEKGTGALSFVEKGIVDDIDFLYGVHLRPVQEIGHGYASAAIMHGSAKMLKGAIRGTDAHGARPHEGQNAIEVMALLVQAICSIHINPMVPHSAKVTMFQAGGESANIIPGNAVFSIDMRAQTNSAMEELYAQVDKAILSVAELAGVKISYETIAEIAAAEVDETAVRLMGEAIAQTLGQEFLVPPIVTPGGEDFHFYTLKRPSVKASMLGLGCDLSPGLHHPAMTFNQDSLIVGIEILARTVQQTFEHLEQGK; the protein is encoded by the coding sequence TTGAAAACTATTTTGGATGAAATAAAACCGATAGCTGAAGAAGTGTTTCAGCACCTGCATGCTAATCCGGAAATCAGCTGGCAGGAAGTGGAGACGACCCGCTATTTAAAAAACCTGCTGGAGGGCGAAGGCTTCAGCGTAGAAACCTTTGATGATTCGACCGGGCTTGTCGTAACAGTCGGAAGCGGCGAACCGTGCGTCGGACTTCGCTCAGACATCGATGCCTTGTGGCAGGAAGTGGACGGCACTTATCAGGCCAATCATTCCTGTGGACATGATGCGCATATGACGCTTGCAGTGGGAGCGCTGTTGACACTAAAAAAACTTGGCATACCCGAGAAGGGCCGCTTAAAAGTGATTTTCCAGCCGGCGGAAGAAAAAGGGACGGGTGCCTTGTCATTCGTTGAAAAAGGAATTGTCGACGACATCGATTTTTTGTACGGCGTCCATCTTCGGCCGGTACAGGAAATTGGCCATGGCTATGCTTCTGCTGCCATCATGCACGGCTCAGCCAAAATGCTGAAAGGAGCCATCCGTGGCACTGATGCCCATGGCGCCCGGCCGCATGAAGGACAAAATGCCATTGAAGTGATGGCGCTCCTGGTACAAGCGATCTGTTCGATCCATATCAACCCGATGGTGCCGCATTCAGCGAAAGTGACGATGTTCCAGGCTGGCGGCGAATCTGCAAACATCATTCCGGGAAATGCGGTATTCAGCATTGATATGCGTGCGCAGACGAACAGCGCGATGGAAGAATTATACGCGCAAGTCGATAAAGCGATCCTTTCTGTTGCAGAACTGGCGGGTGTGAAGATTTCTTATGAGACCATCGCAGAAATTGCGGCTGCGGAAGTGGATGAAACGGCAGTCCGCTTAATGGGCGAAGCCATCGCTCAAACGCTTGGCCAAGAATTCCTGGTGCCGCCCATTGTGACGCCGGGAGGGGAAGATTTTCATTTCTATACGTTAAAACGGCCCTCCGTAAAAGCTTCTATGCTCGGTCTTGGCTGCGATTTATCCCCAGGGCTGCATCATCCGGCCATGACGTTTAACCAGGACAGTTTAATCGTCGGCATCGAAATTCTTGCCCGGACCGTCCAGCAGACTTTTGAACATCTGGAACAAGGGAAGTGA
- a CDS encoding MurR/RpiR family transcriptional regulator → MNLMELIREQYNDLSKSQKKVAAYVLDHPRKIALEPAQDVGESIGVSETTVIRFCYSLELSGYAELQKAIREQLFSRESSLNAYQQSKMELEEQPHFLEEVMERDRMAIAETMEQIDETHYETAVKKLSEADTVYVLGLRSSFASANWLSFTLNLVRGNVHQIRPESQDVLQILNDMNANSVLIVVSFHRYLKEPIRLAELAKRQGTFVIGISDAPLAPIHAHSDVLFPICSPNKSTLDATAPLFSFLNALVAGVVVKNKEKFHKRQERYQALDSDFLFTEGDDFH, encoded by the coding sequence ATGAATTTAATGGAATTGATTCGCGAACAATACAACGATTTGTCCAAGAGCCAAAAGAAAGTAGCAGCATATGTCTTGGACCATCCAAGAAAAATAGCCTTAGAACCTGCGCAGGATGTAGGCGAATCCATTGGTGTCAGTGAAACGACAGTGATCCGGTTTTGCTACAGCCTCGAATTATCGGGATACGCTGAACTGCAAAAAGCGATTCGTGAACAACTGTTTTCCCGGGAAAGCAGTTTGAATGCCTACCAGCAATCCAAAATGGAACTCGAAGAGCAGCCGCATTTTTTAGAAGAAGTGATGGAGCGCGATAGAATGGCCATCGCAGAGACGATGGAACAGATTGACGAAACGCATTATGAAACGGCTGTAAAAAAACTGTCGGAAGCAGACACTGTATACGTTTTGGGTCTCCGTTCTTCATTTGCTTCAGCAAATTGGCTGTCTTTTACGCTTAATCTTGTCCGCGGAAACGTGCACCAAATACGGCCGGAATCGCAGGACGTGCTGCAGATATTGAATGATATGAATGCTAATTCCGTGTTGATCGTCGTATCGTTTCACCGCTATTTAAAAGAACCGATTCGGCTGGCTGAGCTCGCGAAGCGGCAAGGGACTTTTGTTATCGGCATTTCTGATGCACCGCTCGCTCCGATTCATGCGCACAGTGATGTGCTTTTTCCAATCTGCTCGCCGAACAAATCGACGCTGGATGCGACAGCACCGCTATTCTCATTCTTGAATGCGCTCGTAGCCGGCGTAGTGGTAAAGAACAAAGAAAAGTTCCATAAAAGGCAGGAACGCTATCAAGCTTTGGACAGTGATTTCTTATTTACAGAAGGAGACGATTTCCATTGA